CCCTTCTATAAATGTTTTAATGTGTGCGCCACCTCGAAAACTTGGTAGCAGGAACCCGTCGATTGATACTAAGCGGAAACGTTTTACATAAGCCGTTTCCTGAACAATTTTTTCAACGCGTACTGGAATATTACCTGCTACTCTCATATGACTAAACCTCCTACTTTTTGCTGTTGTTCAACTGGCACAAAGGGATATCCAATATATCCTTTTCGTATCTTTGAATAGTAAGGTCCTACCTCTAAGTGTGCACCACAACAGCATTGTACTGGTGATGTAAAGGGAATTTCTGATGTGTTATAGCACTTCATACAGTACATAGAACGCTTTTTGCCCGATGTGACATATGTTTGAATCTCGCTTTCGCTCAGCCCTTCCAATGTACATAAATCAAATAACTTTACGGCTATATCCCAACTAGCCGCTATATAAAACTGCGTACCCATCGTTTGTTTGACAATAAATTGGCGAATAACGTCTTCTTGCTCAATATCACGTACTTCATAGGTCGCAATCGACGTACATTCAGGATGAACTTGAATTGCTCCTGCCTGCTCTTTACCCGACCGATCGAACAAAACTGCGATTTTACGACGATTAGATTCTATTGTGAATTCTTCGACAATTGTTGGTGACTTATCGAACAAAACTGGCCTATTATACATAGTACCCCCTCCATTACATATCTTTTTTTATGCGCTCTGCTTCACGACGTAAATACTCAATAGATTGTGATAGAAATGGCGCAATGCCTTTATATTCCGCCATTGCTGGTGGGATATCTTGTAGTACGCTATATGTTAAGTCAAACCATTCTTGGCGCAACTTTAAATCTTCTAATGGTAAAAACTGTGTATTTAGGACGAATAAGATCGAGTTACTACGAGGCATACGATAGAACTTTTGTTCCTCTACCCGTAAGCGTACAAGTTCTCCCGCATTTTCTGAAGTTATGAGATTACGTTGTGGCTCCCAAATATCCATAGTTTCATAGTTTACGTCCCAACGATCAGCCATTAAGTTCCAGTTAATACGCGTCCATGGTTCACCTGGCTCAATGGCTAATAAAAACTTACGAATACGCTCTACTAATTGATCGCCCTTTCGTGAAACGAATGGAACCGGTGCATGAATTTCATCAAACGACATTCCAGCGTTCCAGTTTGCTGAAAAGAGCGCCGCATAGGATACTTGACCAACCTCTAAAAAAAAGTTTTTATCGCGGTGCACCATCATAACAAAGTCATTGTGGAAGTGACGCCCGATAAAGTTTAGTGGTGCTTGCGGAATTGTCGAAGAATCCCCAAATACAAACGTAAACTCTTCACCGAAAATATTGTTGCGGAATATCCAATTATTCCCGTCTTTATCTACGTCGAAATGCTCAGGATAACGTTCAACTGCCATATCAACAAGCATCTCAAGTACTTCCCACTGCATATAATGCGTATTCTCCAGCTGTTGAAAGCGGACCTCTGGCTGCTCATCTAACAAGCGACGTTTCGTACGAACTTGCAACTCATACTCTGGGGTCACCTCGATGCAATTCAGGTTTTGAAGACGTTTTAAATCATTGGAATACCGGTAATTATCCGATGTAAATGGGAATGGAAATGTATCCAAATCCGTTGTTTTAAAATCTAATCCCTGTGTGAACATGAGTGAATCCTCCTCTAGTTTAAAATGCATTATCCTGTGAGATAACTGGTGCTGGTGTTGTAGCATGGTCCACTTCATATCGGAAAATAAATTTTGCTGAAACATAGTACACTATGAGTGCAACAAAGTAGGTTGGAATTCCAGCTGAAGTATATAGGAACAGCGTGCTAGACTCCGATGTAAGTGGGTTGTAAAGTCCCCAGTAAACGAAAATACTTGCTAAAATTGCTAAAATCGCCGATGGGTTAATCCCCTTCCAATACTTATAAGCACCGTCTGTATCATACAGCTGACGCAAAGAAATTTTCTGTTTCTTGACAAAGAAGTAATCCGCGATGATAATACCACCAAGACTTGCCATAATAAATGAAATGACAGCCATGAATGAGTTGAATGCATTATAGAATGCCGGACTCAATAATAGAAGAATCGTTGGGAGTGTTGTCCCCATCGAAAATAACCAAGAACGTTTAGGAAACATTGTTTTAAAGCTAATTGCTTGTGAATACATAAGGAAAATAACAGCCCCAATATTCGCTACAATAAGCATTAATAATCCGATTAAGCCACCCCATGTACCAGCAAGCGCCATCATCCAACTCGCCGGATCCAATGTCCCAACAATTAATGTGGCAAGCGCACCAATAATAGCAGCTAAGCAAACGATAATGCCATAGCTATAAAAACTCGCCTTATATGCGCTGGATTCACGCTTTGCAAGACGTGCATATTGCCCTAAATACGGCAACCATGAGAAGCCAGTACCAATGTTAATTTCTAATGCGGTCATAAACGACTGTGATTTTATATCAAATGGCTCAGCAGGTAAAAGGGAGCTGAGCGCTGGCACATTTGGAGCAAATAGAATTATTACAAGTAAGCCCAGTAAAAATAATAGGAATGCTGGCACTGCAACTAAATTGAATTTCCGAATCGCCATGGGTCCTTTAATCGTGACCATAAAGGCAACGAAAAATAACGCAATTGCAAAGAACGGTGCACCTGTTGTCACACTTGTAAAGAACGCTGGCAATTCGAGCCAAATGGCAATTTCCATTACAGCCTGACCTGTTATAAACATTGCAACTGACATATATCCAAGGGTTAGAATTAAGAAAATACCGAAGAAAATGGTTGAACCTACATATCCAAGTGCGCTACGGAATCCAACAAACGTATCAATTCCATACCTTGCAAAAAACAATGCAATGGGTGCAATTAAAACATCGGAAATGCATTTCCAAACAAAATGGCTACAATAGACTCATCAGCCTCAAGCATGCTCCCCGCATACGCTCCCGTAAGTAATCCAAATGCTGACAAACCAATTACCACTTGTACAAGCATTAAATCCCAGAAATTAAAAATTCGT
The window above is part of the Solibacillus sp. FSL H8-0538 genome. Proteins encoded here:
- a CDS encoding cytosine permease encodes the protein MFFARYGIDTFVGFRSALGYVGSTIFFGIFLILTLGYMSVAMFITGQAVMEIAIWLELPAFFTSVTTGAPFFAIALFFVAFMVTIKGPMAIRKFNLVAVPAFLLFLLGLLVIILFAPNVPALSSLLPAEPFDIKSQSFMTALEINIGTGFSWLPYLGQYARLAKRESSAYKASFYSYGIIVCLAAIIGALATLIVGTLDPASWMMALAGTWGGLIGLLMLIVANIGAVIFLMYSQAISFKTMFPKRSWLFSMGTTLPTILLLLSPAFYNAFNSFMAVISFIMASLGGIIIADYFFVKKQKISLRQLYDTDGAYKYWKGINPSAILAILASIFVYWGLYNPLTSESSTLFLYTSAGIPTYFVALIVYYVSAKFIFRYEVDHATTPAPVISQDNAF
- a CDS encoding heme-dependent oxidative N-demethylase family protein; translation: MFTQGLDFKTTDLDTFPFPFTSDNYRYSNDLKRLQNLNCIEVTPEYELQVRTKRRLLDEQPEVRFQQLENTHYMQWEVLEMLVDMAVERYPEHFDVDKDGNNWIFRNNIFGEEFTFVFGDSSTIPQAPLNFIGRHFHNDFVMMVHRDKNFFLEVGQVSYAALFSANWNAGMSFDEIHAPVPFVSRKGDQLVERIRKFLLAIEPGEPWTRINWNLMADRWDVNYETMDIWEPQRNLITSENAGELVRLRVEEQKFYRMPRSNSILFVLNTQFLPLEDLKLRQEWFDLTYSVLQDIPPAMAEYKGIAPFLSQSIEYLRREAERIKKDM